The Erwinia sp. SLM-02 genome includes the window CCTGTGGCCAGCGATTGTGCATCTCATGGCGCGGCTGCGTCTGGTCAGTATCAGAAGGGATTGGTGGAGAATCAGGGTGCGATTTCATATCGGATAGACAACTCATCGTCAGTGAATTAACATTGTCCTAGGCTAAACTTAATTTTGTCACAGTTCAATGAAGATAATTGCGAAAACAGCGGGTGAAATTTTCGACAGCATCCGCTCAAAGGTCCATTCAGGCGAGCTGACTCCCGGTACGCTGCTGCCCCCGGTCAGGGAACTGGCCAATCAGCTCGGCGTTAATCGCAACACCGTGGCGCTGGCCTATAAACGGCTGACCGATGCGGGCTTTGCGCTGTCCAAAGGGCGCAACGGCACCGTTATCCGTGACGCCGTTGCGGACGTGGAGCTGGAGGGCAGCACTGCGGATCTTGCCCTGCGGGATCTCGCCAGCGGTAACCCCGCCGCTGAGGTTTTGCCGCCGCTGAGCGACCTGGTCCCCTTTATCCGCAGTACGCCCTGCCTGTATGGGGAGGCCGCCATTCGCCCCGATCTGGAAAAGGCCGGTCGGGCGTGGCTGCAGTCTGACCTGCCTGCGGATTTCGAGCTGAATCTGACCGGCGGAGCCGTCGATGCCGTCGAGCGCGTGCTGGCGACCTGGCTGATTGCCGGCGATCGCGTGGCCGTGGAAGATCCCTGTTTTCTCAGCAGCATCAGCACCCTCAGGCATAACCGCCTGCAGGTTTGCCCGGTGCCGGTGGATACCGAAGGAATGCAGTGTGACGCGCTGGCTGCCCAGCTGGAAGCCGGGGTGAAGGCGGTGATTATTACGCCACGGGCACATAATCCGACCGGGTACGGGCTGAGCCAGGCGCGGGCGGCGCAGATCCGCACTCTGCTGGCCGGGTATCCGCAGGTACTGACCATCGTCGATGACCATTTTTCTCTGCTTTCAACGCAGGACTATCATCACGTCATCCCTGAAAATACGCAAAACTGGGTGCTGATCCGCTCAACCTCGAAATTCCTCGGACCGGATCTGCGGCTGGCGTTCGTCGCCAGCGACAGTGAAACCTCCGCCCGCCTGCGGCAGCGGCTCAACGCCGGGACCAACTGGGTCAGCCATATTCTGCAGGATCTGGCCGGGGCATCCATGACCTCGCCACGCTTCAAGCAGCAGATTGCCGAAGCGCGCCAGCGTTATTATCAGCAGCGTGAGGGGCTGGTGACGGCGCTGAAACGCTGCGGTATTCCCCTTTCGCCCCTGCACGACGGGCTGAATGTCTGGATCCCCCTGGCGGGGGACAGCACGGCGATTGTCTGGCAGATGGCTCAGCGCGGATGGCTGGTCAGGGGCGGGGAATCCTTTGCGCTCGGCAGCACCAGCAATGGGCTGCGCATTACCGTCTCCGATCTCAACCCGGCGGAAACCGAGCAGATTGCGCACTCTCTGGCGACGATCCTCTCTACTTCACGCGCGACTTTTCTTTCTCAGCAGGCCTGACCGGGCCTGAAAATTTAACGGAGCAACCTGCAATGCGCGTGCATTTTATTGTACATGAAAGTTTTGAAGCCCCCGGCGCTTATGAAATCTGGGCCAGAGCGCGCGGCCACAACGTCACCTTTTCCCGGGTCTATGCCGGTGAGCCGCTGCCTGCGCAGGTGAGCGATATCGATTTTCTGATTGTGATGGGCGGCCCGCAGGATCCGGCCACCACGCGGGAAACCTGCCCACACTTCGATTCCAAAGGCGAGCAGGCGCTGATTGCCTCGGCGATCGAGGCGGGTAAAGCGGTTATCGGCATCTGCCTCGGTTCGCAGCTGATTGGTGAAGCGCTTAACGCGCCCTTTGCCCACAGCCCGGAAAAAGAGATCGGTAAATTCCCAATTTTCCTGACGGACGCCGCGGCCGAAGACGTGCTGTTTTCCCACTTTGGGCAGAGGCTGGACGTGGGGCACTGGCATAACGACATGCCGGGCCTGACGCCGGATGCCAGGATTATCGCCTACAGCGAAGGATGCCCGCGCCAGATCGTGGCCTATTCCGACCGGGTCTTTGGTTTCCAGTGCCATATGGAACTGACGCCTGAGGTGGTTGAGCTGCTGATCGCCCACTCTGAAAACGACCTCAGCCGGGCGGCTGAATTCCGCTTTGTGAATACGCCCGCAGCGCTGCGCGCCCACGATTATCAGGCGATGAATCAGGTGCTCTATACCTTCCTCGATAAGCTGGCTGCGCGCTGTCAGCCGCTGACTGCCTGATGCCTGTGCCCGGTTCGCGATAAGAACCGGGCAGATTACCCGCCCCGGGTGAAGCGCCGCCCGCAAGATGCTCATCTGTGTTAAATTACCGTCGTCCGCCAACACAGCCCGAGAGAAATAATGAATACGCCGCTAAGCCGAACCACCCGTGACATGAAAAAGAGCAATATGGCTCTGGTGATCGGTATGCTGAAATCTCTGGGCACGGCCACCAAGGGCGAACTGGCGCAGCAAACCGGGCTGAGCAGCGCCACCTGCGGTGCGGTACTGAACGAGCTGACCCTGACCGGCGAGGTGCTGGCGCTGGAGTTTGAAGCGTCGCGCGGTGGGCGTCCTGCCCAGCGCTACGCCTGCAACCCCGATTTTTTCTCGCTGTTAAGCCTGTACGCCGCCGGGAGTGATGCCCAGGCCGAGCTGGTGTGGGCGGTCAGTTCCGCCACCGGCGAGATCCTGGCGCAGGGAGAGAGACCGTTTCTGCCGCTGGCGCTGGACACCTTTGACGGGCTGATTGCCTCGCTGCTGGCGCAGTATCCCGGCGTGCGGGTCATCGGCATCGGGCTGCCGGGCGTGGTGGTGGAGGATGTCGTCGGATACTGTGATATCTCCCTGTTCAGCGGGCTGGCGATTGCAGAACGCATCGCCCGGCAAACCGGCTGTTTTACCCAGGCGGGCAACGATCTGAATTACACCGTCTGGGGCTTTTACCAGAACAGCTGTGCGGGCGTCAGCGCGCCCGTCGCCTACCTCTACAAACCCGACGTGCATTATCCCGGCTGCGGCATGGTGATTGACGGTAAGGTGCTGACCGGGGTGAGTAATTTCGCCGGAGAGGTGCTGCATCTGCCGTTCAACGTTGAGGGTGAACCGCCGCTTGTTGAAGGGATGGCCAAAACCCTGGTGTCGCTGACGGCGCTGATTAACCCGCGCACCGTCGCCGTGGCGGGGGATAACATCCGCGCCGGGCATCTGTCGGAGATGCGTGAAATCTGCCTGCGTTATCTTCCCGAAAAGCATCTGCCCGAACTGATTTATCGTGACTCGATCCGCCAGGACTATCTGCAGGGCATTGCCGATCGGACCCTGCAGCAGTACAACCACCACCGTCTTTACGCGGAGTAACGCCGTTTTCTTCCGATAAATTCCCAATCCCCGATTGACATTTTTTTCGCCATCGTAATAATACCGAGTTATTAAAAGACTTTTAAAAAGTATCATCACAAACTGAGGAACCTATGATATGTCGATGCAAAACGCGCTGACGGGCGTGGACAGCACCGCGCGCCGTGCCTCCACGCGGGCCATTTTTTTAGTCACCGGTATGGCGATGGGCCTGTGGGCGGCGCTGGTTCCCTATGCGCAGATCCGCACCGGGGCTGAGGCCGGGGATCTGGGCCTGCTGCTGCTGTGCCTCGGGGGCGGATCGCTGGTGGCGATGCTGGCTTCCGGGCGGATTATCGGGCGGCTGGGCTGCCGCGCGGTGATCGTCGCCGGAGTGGTGCTTTACTGTCTGACGCTGCCGCTGCTGGCGGTGTTCAGCGATATCCGGCTGCTGGCGTTCAGTTTGCTGGTCTTCGGCATGGGCGTGGGGCTGACCGATGTGGCGATGAACGTGCAGGGCACGCTGGTGGAGCAGGCGGCTGATACGCCGCTGATGTCCGGCTTCCACTGCCTGTGGAGCGTCGGCGGTATCGCCGGGGCAGGCGGCGGCGCGCTGCTGCTGGGATCCGGTTTTTCACCGCTGGGCGCTGCGTT containing:
- a CDS encoding type 1 glutamine amidotransferase, with product MRVHFIVHESFEAPGAYEIWARARGHNVTFSRVYAGEPLPAQVSDIDFLIVMGGPQDPATTRETCPHFDSKGEQALIASAIEAGKAVIGICLGSQLIGEALNAPFAHSPEKEIGKFPIFLTDAAAEDVLFSHFGQRLDVGHWHNDMPGLTPDARIIAYSEGCPRQIVAYSDRVFGFQCHMELTPEVVELLIAHSENDLSRAAEFRFVNTPAALRAHDYQAMNQVLYTFLDKLAARCQPLTA
- the ptsJ gene encoding MocR-like B6 salvage transcription factor PtsJ, coding for MKIIAKTAGEIFDSIRSKVHSGELTPGTLLPPVRELANQLGVNRNTVALAYKRLTDAGFALSKGRNGTVIRDAVADVELEGSTADLALRDLASGNPAAEVLPPLSDLVPFIRSTPCLYGEAAIRPDLEKAGRAWLQSDLPADFELNLTGGAVDAVERVLATWLIAGDRVAVEDPCFLSSISTLRHNRLQVCPVPVDTEGMQCDALAAQLEAGVKAVIITPRAHNPTGYGLSQARAAQIRTLLAGYPQVLTIVDDHFSLLSTQDYHHVIPENTQNWVLIRSTSKFLGPDLRLAFVASDSETSARLRQRLNAGTNWVSHILQDLAGASMTSPRFKQQIAEARQRYYQQREGLVTALKRCGIPLSPLHDGLNVWIPLAGDSTAIVWQMAQRGWLVRGGESFALGSTSNGLRITVSDLNPAETEQIAHSLATILSTSRATFLSQQA
- a CDS encoding ROK family protein, with product MNTPLSRTTRDMKKSNMALVIGMLKSLGTATKGELAQQTGLSSATCGAVLNELTLTGEVLALEFEASRGGRPAQRYACNPDFFSLLSLYAAGSDAQAELVWAVSSATGEILAQGERPFLPLALDTFDGLIASLLAQYPGVRVIGIGLPGVVVEDVVGYCDISLFSGLAIAERIARQTGCFTQAGNDLNYTVWGFYQNSCAGVSAPVAYLYKPDVHYPGCGMVIDGKVLTGVSNFAGEVLHLPFNVEGEPPLVEGMAKTLVSLTALINPRTVAVAGDNIRAGHLSEMREICLRYLPEKHLPELIYRDSIRQDYLQGIADRTLQQYNHHRLYAE